AGTAGTAGTCCTCATATCTCAAGAATCTTGCAAAGGCCTTTCCAAAAAGATCCACCTTAATATGTTTGACAAGTTCTCTGTAATAGTTATCCCTTACTGCTGTTCCAGTTGCAGGTTTATTATTACTCACAATCCAGCAAACTAATTTATCCTTCTTGGGCAGCACAAAATCCTCACCCTGGCCTTTCCTTGCAGTTAAGCGCCAACGTACAGGGATGTCTGCATCTTCCCTATAACTCAAGGTCAAGTTGAAAAGGTTCTCTAGACCAGGTATCCTAATTGTGTTTGTAGGTGATTCCACATGGTACCAGATCCACTTCTGGAATGGTGGTCGAGGTGATGGAGGCAAGTTGGATAAATCGTGGTTGATGGATTTGTGAAAGATGAGCACCCCGTCTGCCTTGTTGTACAGAGACCGGTCATCTGTCAGTTGGCAGCCATCAATGTTGAAGAAAGTGTTGCAATCGCTAAAATCAAACCTGCGGTTTTCAGGCCAGAACCACAACAGCATGATGGGCTTGTCTGGTTCTGGCTGCTTCTTAGACAAGGAACTGTTCTCAGGTGGCTTTGAGTAATGACGTGGCAAAGCAGGTTGGGGAGGGCAGATCTGAGATGGAGCTGATTGATAGTACATTACAAACAGCGTCAGAAATCCTCCTATACCAAGGATCGAGAACGAGACAACACGTACAACTCCGGAAACCATTTTTGGTGTTCTGCAAAAAAAGAGTCAACTTTTTGAATGGTTTTAAGTCAATTGAATCTTCCTGTGCACAAAACAGGTTGTTTTACCTCTTAACAGTATGTTGACTTCTTAACAGCTTGTTTTACTTACTAACAGATTGTTTTACTTCATAACTGCTTGTTTTACTTCTTAACAGCTTGTTTTGTGTACAGGAAGAAAGTATGAGAAAATAGCAAATGCAACAactgcacaaagtatatgtcagCCCAGAACTGTAAACCAAATCCTGTTACAACAAAGGGGAACCGGACGATATAAGGCTAAGCAACATGATAAGATATGTCGGTTAACTTATTCATGAGGGACAAGTCTGTTTTTATCCATAAAATAGACTTTTATTTGTTAATTTGCTTTTACTTCAAATGTCTACCCTTTACTAATACAGTTCCAACCTGCTGTTCTGCAATGTGATATGGTTTAGGTAGATGACAATCTCTTCTAAAAtagttaaaaatgtattttacatgTGTAAAAGGGTGATTATGCAACTTCGGGCACTTTGGCCATGCAAACTTTCAGAAATGAAAACATTCAAACACCATTTTATCAGTATTGTACTTGTCTTTGATTTGTCTAGAAACTATATCTGATAATGGCTGCGATCTTAATATCAGGAATTTATATATTTCTGTCATTTTTCCCTAGACAGCCATagacaaatgtttatttttatactttacccttatttaactaggcaagtcagttaagaacaaattcttattttcaatgacggcctagggacactgggttaactgccttgttcaggggcagaaagacagatttttaccttgtcagctcagggattcgatcttccaacgctctaaccactcggcCACCTGCCACCCCTGTCATTCCCATCACATCATTATTAAACATCCATTTtagttgaaaatgaaatatcataCAATTGATTTATAACGGATTTCTTATACATTTGTACATGAACTTGTATTGAATATTATTTAAAGTGATTTTTAAGGTTTTCCTAACATTAATAATTCAACATGACACCTGAATGGATAaacttgccttggtgacagctgaAAACATGCATCTATCATGAAAAATAAGATATTTCCACCCAACCCTTTTGTGAGATTATGATAACAACCATATGATTTCCATATctaaaacaaataaatatatgTAAATTATACATAATATACTCATTTACTTAAAAAATATGGGTTGtgatggaaatgacaaggtgtggtgGAAATTACATCTATGTAAAAAAAAGATTGTTGAAttagtttcctgtaaacaatagatattatattcattctcttttagccaggtaaatactgattgtcttttcttattatctgctaagccaatacaattataactggctatacttatttcaccacttaccagaATGAGACACAGgtttcaattctatttatcaaaatatatgtttttaaacgtaccattaaaaagtaacatgatgattgagtgtctatatagctgtaccatgatatttggaatgctactaagtaaacctccaactGGTCTACTCCAACTGGtagcccactcctgggctacaacatccggaccccttctactggaaccccgccgatcctctacgactggaataccgacataatctgcccgaggattccaacaggcccctcaggcctcactggacccatatgttcacttggctacgcatgcctctctctaatatcaatatgcctcgtccattactgtcctggttaatGATTACTGTCTTAtgtcactgtagagcctctagccctgctcaatatgcattaaccaaccatgttgttcgtttaaacgtctctagagactatatctgtctcatcattactcaatgcctaggtttacctccaatgtactcacatcctaccttacctttgtctgtacactatgccttgaatctatgctatcgtgcccagaaacctgctccttttactctctgttccgaacgtgctagacggccagttcgtatagcatttagccgtacccctatcctacttctcctctgttcctctggtgatgtagaggttaatccaggtcctgcagtgcctagctccactcccactccccaggtgctctcatttgttgacttctttaaccgtaaaagccttggtttcatgcatgttaacattagaagcctactccctaagtttgttttactcactgctttagcacactctgccaacctggatgtcttagccgtgtctgaatcctggcttaggaaaatgACCAAAAACAGtgaaatctccatcgctaactataacattttctgccaagatagaactgccaaagggggcggtgttgcaatctactgcaaagatagcctgcagagttctgtattactatccaagtctgtacccaaacaatttgagcttctacttctaacaattcacctttccagaaacaagtctctcactgttgccgcttgctatagacctccctctgcccccagctgtgccctcgataccatatgtgaattgattgccccccatctatcttctgagctcgtgctactaggtgacctaaactgggacatgcttaacaccccggccatcctacaatctaagcttgatgccctcaatctcacacaaatgatcaatgaacataccaggtacaactccaaatccgtaaacacggccACCCTCATAgctgtcatcctaactaactcgccctccaaatacacctctgctgttttcaatcaagatctcagcgatcactgcctcattgcctgcatccgtaatagGTCTGCGaccaaatgaccacccctcatcactgccaaacgctccctaaaacacttctgtgagcaggcctttctaatagacctggccggggtatcctggaatgacattgacctcatcccgtcagtagatgatgcctggttattctttaaaagtgccttcctcaccatcttaaataagcatgctccattcaaaaaatgtagaactaggaatagatacagtccttggttcactccagacctgtctgcccgtgaccagcacaaaaacatcctgtggcgttctgcattagcatcgaatagcccccgtgaaatgcaacttttcaggaagttaggaacaaatatacacaggcagttaggaaagctaaggctagatttttcaaacagaaatgtgcatcctgtagtactaactccaaaaagatctgggacactgtaaagtccacggAGAATAagtgcacctcctcccagctgcccactgctctgaggctaggaaacgaTAAATcaactataattgagaatttcaataagcatttctctacggctggccatgctttccacctggccaaccctaccccggtcaactgcccggcaccttctacagcaacccgccaaagcccccaccatttctccttcacccaaatccagatagctgatgttctgaaagagctgcaaaatctggacccctacaaatcagccgggctagacaatctggaccctctctttctaaaatgatctgccgaaattgttgcaagccctattactagcctgttcaacctctctttcgtatcgtctgagattcccaaagattggaaagctgccgcggtcatccccctcttcaaagggggtgacactctagacccaaactgctacagacctatatctatcctaccctgtctttctaaggtcttcgaaagccaagttaacaaacagattaccgaccatttcgaatcccaccttaccttctccgctatgcaatctggtttcagagctggtcatgggtgcacctcagccacgctcaaggtcctaaacgacatcataaccgccatcgataagagacattactgtgcagccatattcatcgacctggccaaggctttcgacactgtcaatcaccacattcttattggcagactcgacagccttggtttctcaaatgattgcctcgcctggtttagcaactacttctctgatagagttcagtgtgtcaaatcggagggcctgttgtccggacctctggcagtctctatgggggtgccacagggttcagtcctcgggccgactctcttctctgaatacatcaatgatgttgctcttgctgctggtgattctctgatacacctctatgcagacgacaccattctgtataactctggcccttctttggacactgtgttaactaacctccagacaagcttcaatgccatacaactctccttcccgtggcctccaactgctcttaaatgcaagtaaaactaaatgcatgctattcaaccgatcgctgcccgcacctgctcgcccgtacagcatcactactctggacggctctgacttagaatacgtggacaactacaaatacctaggtgtctggttagactgtaaactctccttccagactcacattaagcatctccaatccaaaattaaatctagaatcggcttcctatatcgcaacaaagcatccttcactcatgctgccaaacataccctcgtaaaactgaccatcctaccgatcctcgacttcggtgatgtaatctataaaatagcctcctacactctactcaacaaagtggatgtagtctatcacagtgccatccattttgtcaccaaagccccatacactacccaccattgcgacctgtacgctctcgttagttggccctcgcttcatactcgtcgccaaaccgactggctacaggttatctacaagtctctgctaggtaaagccccgccttatctcagctcactggtcaccatagcagcacccactcatagcacgcgctccagcaggtatatctcactggtcacccccaaagccaattcctcctttggtcgtctttccttacagttctctgctgccaatgactggaacgaactgcaaaaatctctgaagctggagattcatatctccctcaccagctgtcagagcagctcacagatcactgcacctgtacatagcccatctgtaaacagcccatctatctacctacctcatccccatactgtatttattaatttatcttgctcctttgcaccctagtatctctacttgcacattcatcttctgcacatctaccattccagtgtttaattgctatattgtaattactttgccaccatggcctatttattgccttaactcccttatcttacctcatttgcactcactgtatatagacttattgttttattttgttctactgtattattgagtgtatgttttgtttattccatgtgtaagtctgtgttgttgtatgtgtcgaattgctatgcgtttatcttggccaggttgcagttgcaaatgagaacttgttctcaactagcctacctggttaaataaaggtgaaataaaaaaatatataaaaaatgtaaaaaaaattgcagctttgagaatttccttttatattttttattttatttatttcacctttatttaaccaggtaggctagttgagaacaagttctcatttgcaactgcgacctggccaagataaagcatagcaatgtgaacagacaacaacacagagttacaaatggagtaaacaataaacaagtcaataacatggtagaaaaaaagagaatctatatacaatgtgtgcaaaaggcatgaggaggtaggcaataaatctaataattacaatttagcagattaacactggagtgataaatcatcagatgatcatgtgcaagtagagatactggtgtgcaaaagagcagaaaagtaaataaataaaagcagtatggggggtgaggtaggtaaattgggtgggctatataccgatggactatgtacagctgcagcgatcggttagctgctcggatagcagatgtttaaagttgttgagggagataaaagtctccaacttcagagatttttgcaatattGCAATATTGCAATTCGCAATATTATGCTCTCCCATCAGGAGGCTTTGGCTTTTGTTAGGGTTGCGTCAATTCAATCTGGTATAAGGATAAGTATGACGATGAGTCACCTATTGTATgctatgtattttttattaactaagcaataaatggcaaatgcaattttcgtatatacgggttcaatgTATCATCACGCAGGATAAAACAGGGAACTGGGCAACACCCCAAAACCCCTCCCCTATATACTCTAACAGTGTTAGTTCCTGCTTCAGAGCAAGCCTGTTAGAGTAGAGGTCCATGTTCAATGTACTTATCACTCCCCCACATACAATCAATAAAACTCAGACCTCAcactttgcaggaccaaccctgccaggcaggctcagaatcttgagggggtgGTGCTGCTCTAGAAGGTCTCTGACCGCATTTGCTGCAAACAGGCCACACACAGCAGACCCATAAAACAGATAGGGACTTTGTCTGAGAAAATTTGTAAATAGTATTAATTTATTgagttaatgtttaataatagaaGAGAACATTTAGCATTTGTAAGTGTGTTTAACAGTAGGTTAGAGAAATATTGAATGCATAAAAGTACGTGTCTGTTACAATAGAACATCCTGTGTAAGTGTGGTTTCCTGTTTAGTCTATTCTCAGAAGAGCAGGCGAGACTGAGTTTTGAGAAATGAGATAGACGCTATAACGCTATAACACCACTGTTTCCTGTTTTGTGCTAGAGTTGTCAATTGCAAGCATGAATAATAATTATAGATGCACCCTGTTAGACAAAAGGGAGCTATTAAAGTAGAACATGGTGACAGAGTTAGAGAAGGGGAGGGGCATTTATAAAATGTATATCCGTCATCTGCACAACATTGAAAGCTCTCTCACAACCCCTGCTCACAGAAATACATTGGTTCTGGGACATGCAACCATTTCCTTCCTCACTCAACGCCACACTTTCCCAAACACCAAAAAAGACacaccacacatactgtgccttctgtttactgaGTTTTTATCTCCAccatgttgaattagtgcttttgtgttccaattagttatatttgaagatagatagaaaagctatatttGTGTTGTTGTATTATTACAATCCATAACAGGGCTAGAATTGTGTATCATTATTTGcctctatgagaactttgtaacTTTTTaaatagccatggagtagtctttgtgtctctgaacaactggttatcaatatacagTTTATCGACCACGAGAGCTACGCGTTTCCCTTTCAATCTATTTTccttgaaaattggatacagaactttacgccgttctgcaatttccttcgggaACTGGTTATCCATGCCTATTTTCGTGCAAGCAAGtattttacccaggcttttaaccattattttatcattACAGAAAGCacatttggcaacgattgggcgttcatACCTTTGCCGGAAGCGGTGTACACGTTCGAGTTGGACTTTGTTGATAGCTTCGCGTGGGGTCTGATGCGCTGCAAGGAGGAACTAtctaactacagattcaggaacttctccttctttctctttgatacctgtaagtaccagattatctctcatggatctagtgtgtatgtcaagtaaggcttctctccgaACGCCGTTCTCCTTTTAAAATCtcttcggtttcaatcttattgactgtccgTTTTAGCTTGTTTGTGTCTTTCTCCAATGTCGCAGTTTTTTCGTCACTCATCTcaaggcttgccttcaactcttttatatccgTCCTGACTAgttcaagtatacccagtttgaCATTTTTGATTGTAACTGATCtgtttcgacctttaccattcccggtggtgaaaatATTAAATAGTCTGTGTCTGTACAATAGTCACGTTTCGTtttgaaataggttcccctgtaCTCCGACATTGAATATTACGTTTTTATCTTGAGGTGGTCTACATAACTGTGTTCAGTCCGCCTTCTTCGATTAGTGTTTTTCTTCATCATGAAGAAAAGCACTAGAGAGACATGATTCATCATGAAGAAAAGCACTAATCGAAGACGGCGGACTGTACACAGTATTAATTTgaggatgtccatcacccatttcatatgatgtgttacgaattgtaattcgtattatgttacgaatttgcaaaacctACTATATGGTATggatttgcaaaacgtatgatattgtaatgaaacagcagggagcaggtctcgaaccctcgaccttttAGCCGGAAGTCCTGCGCGCTAtggactgtgccgcaaaagcatgctcgtgcggcagtgTCGATTTCCGCTCTTTTAAACCCAGGGTCGTAACACTATGTTACATTCTAGCTATGTGTCTAAcattagttagctggctaacgttagcgagGCTAGAGGTTGGGGTTATGTTAAAGGGTTAGGTTAGGgaaatggttagctaacatgctaaatagttgcaaagtagctaaaattGAATAAATAGTTAAAGTTGCTAATTATCTTAAACTCTGTGATGAGATTAGAATTATATGCCTAGCCATTTCACGTCGGTTACACAAACACCCTACCTTCGTTTTTGCCATCTGTctcatgtaaccataccaaatatcatactaatttgagtgtcacgGATTTACATTTTCCATGTTACCTCTAGTCTTTGAGACCAGACTTTTATTTGTCAATTTGCTTTCATCCTGTGCCTGAAAGACAAAtatcatgtctctctctttcactccataCGCACCCACCCGCCATACGCAccctttctgcccctgaacaaggcagttaacccactcttccccgataggccgtcattgaaaataagaagttgttcttaactgacttgcctagttaaataaaggtcaaatacattttaaaaatctgaggATTGTGTCTGTCAATAGTTAACTTTTGGTCTCAGTAAAACACAATTTTATGGGCATTTTACGATGGTAGGTGAGGTGTATTAGTTAATAAGTAACCTTGATTCTCTACCCTTTACTAATACAGTTCCAACCTGCTGTTCTGCTTTGTTCTGCAATGTGATATTGTTTAGGTAGATGACAATCTCTTCTAAAATGTGTAAAAGGGTGATTATGCAACTTCGGGCACTTTGGACGTGCAAACCTTCAGAAATGAAAACTTATTCAAACACCATTTTACCAGTATTGTACTTGTCTTTGATTTGTCTAGAAACTATATCTGATAATGGCTGCGATCGTAATATTCAGGAATTTCTatattttggtcatttttcccCAGACAGCCATAGACAAATGTCATTCCCATCTCGTCATTAAACATCCATTTtagttgaaaatgaaatatcataCAATTGATTTATAACGGATTTCTTATACATTTGTACATGAACTTGTATTGAATATTATTTAAAGTGATTTTTAAGGTTTTCCTAACATTAATAATTCAACATGACACCTGAATGGATAaacttgccttggtgacagctgaAAACATGCATCTATCATGAAAAATAAGATATTTCCACCCAACCCTTCTGTGAGATTATGATAACAACCATATGATTTCCATATCTAAAAcaaataaatgtat
This region of Salvelinus alpinus chromosome 8, SLU_Salpinus.1, whole genome shotgun sequence genomic DNA includes:
- the LOC139582607 gene encoding 4-galactosyl-N-acetylglucosaminide 3-alpha-L-fucosyltransferase 9-like; its protein translation is MVSGVVRVVSFSILGIGGFLTLFVMYYQSAPSQICPPQPALPRHYSKPPENSSLSKKQPEPDKPIMLLWFWPENRRFDFSDCNTFFNIDGCQLTDDRSLYNKADGVLIFHKSINHDLSNLPPSPRPPFQKWIWYHVESPTNTIRIPGLENLFNLTLSYREDADIPVRWRLTARKGQGEDFVLPKKDKLVCWIVSNNKPATGTAVRDNYYRELVKHIKVDLFGKAFARFLRYEDYYSTLSSCKFYLSFENSVHRDYITEKLNGPLAAGTVPVVLGPPRQNYEDFVPGDSFIHVNDFPNAKALAEFLLKLDKDEEAYLRYFQWRRNLFAQQHLIQLSQEFIQSICYACDHIGKHREFLIFTNGIWFN